GTATTCTGCAATATCTTTCACATAATCAATAACCCTCTGACGTTCATCCATTTCCTGCTCTTCCTGAGCAAAATATCCGATTTTAATGGTTTCTCCCATTTCTACTGTTCCACTATCGGGCTCTACCAGTCCTGCCATCAATTTCATTAGTGTAGATTTTCCGCATCCATTTGGACCGATAATACCCAGTTTTTGGTTTTTCAATAAAATATAATTGAAATCTTCTACCAAAACCTGATTACCGTATTTCTTAGAAACGTGCTTTAATTCAATGGTCTTTTTCCCCATACGTGTTTCTACAGACTCTAATTCCACACTCTGGTCTCCCACAGGAGCTGCTGTATTTTTCAGGGCTTCTAATCTCTCCAGTCTGGCACGCTGTTTTGTTGTTCTTGCACGGCAGCCTCTTTTTGCCCATTCTAATTCCATACGCAGAACACTTTGACGTTTTCTCTCTGATGCAAGTTCCATTTCTTCTCTTTCTGCCTTTAATTCCAGAAATTTTGAATAATTTGCTTCATAACTGTACATTTTTCCGTGAGAAATTTCTAAAATACGATTCGTTACCTTATCCATAAAATAACGATCATGTGTAACCATCAAAACCGTTCCCCGAAAACTCTTTAAATATTCTTCCAGCCATGAAATCATGGCTTCGTCTAAGTGATTAGTTGGCTCGTCCAGTAAAAGAATGTCAAAATCCTGCGCTAAAATTTTTGCCAAAGCTACTTTTCTTCTCTGCCCTCCTGAGAGCACTGCAATTTGTTTTTCATATTCTGTAATTCCAAGCTGTGTCAGATTACTCTGCACTTTCCATTCTGCCTCACAATCCTGTATATAAGAAAGAATTGTGGCATTTTCCGGAAACTGCGGATTTTGTGGCAAATAGGCAAGTCTTACATTGTTCTGCATAATAATCTGTCCTGTCTCGGGAACTTCCTCTCCCGCCAGCATTTTCAAAAGAGTAGACTTTCCTGTACCGTTAATTCCGATAATTCCTACTTTATCTCCCTCCTGAACTCCAAAGCTGGCATCCTCGAAAATCACTTTTTCTCCGTAAATCTTGCTGATATGTTCTATATTTAATATGTTCATGGGAACACTCCTTTTTCTCGCTTTATTCCTTAATCACTATAACAAAGAAATCCTTTTGGGACAATGACTTTTTATTTTTCTTAAAAAGATTGTTATTTTCTTTATAAAATGATATGGTAATAAAGTGGAAAATGAAAAAATTATGGAGGAAAATTATGTTAAAATCTGTTATTTTTTTATTAGTAGGATTTTTTCTACTTGTAAAAGGCGCAGACTGGTTTGTGGAAGGCGCCTCTTCTATTGCAAGACGTCTGCGTATCCCGTCTTTAATTATCGGACTTACTATTGTAGCATTTGGAACCAGCGCACCGGAGCTTGCAGTAAGTATTACTGCTGCTGTAAAGGGGAGTAATGATATTGCCATTGGAAATGTAGTAGGTTCCAACATTTTTAACCTTCTGGTAGTTATTGGTATGAGTGCTCTGATTTGCCCTCTGTCCGTAAAACCAAGCATGATAAAAAAAGATTATCCTTTGTCTATTGCTGCCACACTTCTTTTAAATGTGCTGATTATGGATCAATTTTTTACTGGAAGCTCCCGCATGATCTTAGGACGTCTTGACGGAGTTTTATTGCTGGTGGGATTTGGATTTTTCATGTATCTGGCTGTAAAAGATGCTTTGAAAAGCAGAGCTGAAAATCTGTGTATACAAGAAGCTGAAACTGTCATTGGATATTCTATGGGAAAAAGCATTCTGCTTTCTCTTGTTGGACTTGCAGGTATTATTATCGGTGGAGATATGACTGTAAATGGAGCAAAAGAAATTGCCAGAGCCTTTGGTCTTAGTGAAGCCCTGATTGGTCTTACCATTGTGGCAGTAGGTACTTCTCTGCCGGAATTAGTTACTTCTATTGTAGCTGCCAGAAAAGGAGAAAGTGACATCGCTCTTGGAAATGTGGTAGGTTCTAATATTTTTAATGTATTTCTTATTTTGGGATTATCCAGCACGATTTTGCCTATGAATGTCACAAAAACTTATCTATATGATGTGGGCTTATTGACTATTGTCTCCATACTGGTCTATATTCCAATTCTTCTCAGAAAGAAAATCGGACGAGTTATGGGAGCTGTGATGACTTGCTCTTATATAGCTTATACGGCGTATCTGATTATGAGATAAAAAATGGAGCTGTTGCTTCAAATATCTATACATTTTTGAATGATATTTGAAGCAGAACTCCTCTTGAAAAAATTCTAAAGATTTTCTATTTTTATTTGCCACTCTTTCTTTTTTTCACATATCTTTCTATCCAATCACTTACATAAACGAGTAACAATATACCTGCTAAAACCAAAGCATAGGTAGTATTTTCTCCGTCAAATCCCCATACAACAAGAAACAAAACAGAAGTAATATTCATAAGCTCTCTTGTCCACTGTACACCGCCCACTGTCCATTTCGTTGTCATTTTCTTTGGAAGAAATACTACGATTAAATCCATTAGGATAAATATTCCCAATATCACCATTTCAAATTTGGAGCTAATACAGCCTGTTAACATTAAAATCCCCATAATAATCCAAAAAATACTGTCAGTCAGTTCCATCCAGTTTTGTCCATTGAGTTTTTCATATCAATCACCTCTTCCGCAAACATCCACTTTCAGAAATTATTTCTCAGTTTCCAACTGTTCCATAATAGCATTATGCAAAATCAAATTTCCTGCAAAGAGGCAAATCCCATTTTTTTCAAACATAGGCACAGCATCTTTGCCTCCGGCATATATTCCGTAGGTTAAATGCGATTTCTCTGAAAATTCATCCCAGTTTTCTGCATTAAGTCCTTGCTGGAAATTTTCCCACATTCTCTTATACTCTTCTGCATTTTCCTTTGGCACAACTTCTTTCAAAGATTGGCTTGTCCAATATGCTGCATTTTCCTTTTCCTCATATTCACTTACCGCCATTGAAAGTAGTGAATACAAACTTATATTAGGTACTGTTTTTCCAAAATCTTTTTTCATTTTCTTCAATACCTGTTCCATATCTGCATCATCCGGATACACAACTCTGATTTCATATAACTGTTGTGGTTTTCCGCTAAAAGAAGCATCTACAAAGCTGAAATAAATTTGAGATGTCTTTTCACCAAACATCTCCTGTCCGTTTTCCAGAGCAAAATAAGAGTCATTCTTATTTTCTATTAGATTTTCCACAGTATCTTTATTCACTCCATAGGTTTCAAAAACATCCTCCATGGTAATGCCCCATGGTGCATCTTCCAGTTCAATATTCTCATTTTGAGAACTCTCGGAGCAACCGGAAAAAGCACAAAACGTTATAAGAGCCATAAAACAAATAAGTTTTTTTAACATTTCAATCTCCTTCCAATACATCTTAATAATTTAATTTCTTATAAAACTTTTTCCAAAAACTCCCTTATTTTTTCTTCTTCCCCTACAAGAGAACCCTGTATCATCGGAGGTTTACCTCCTCCTTTTCCCTGAAAAGCTGCATTCAATTTCTTACCGATTTCTCTGATATCTCCACTGCTTCCCAGCACATAGCGAAATCCCTGTTTTTCATCTCCTACAAAAGCACCACAGACGCCTTTTGTAAGCTCCATTCCTGCATTGACAAAGTTTCGCATTGCCATAGCGTCTAACTCTTTTTCAAATAACAACAAATTCGCATTTGGATTTTCCTTTAAAACAACTTTTTCAGACTCTAAATATCCCATAACAAGCCTTTCCTGCATTTTTGCTGCTTTCTCTTTTAACTGCTGAATTTCTTCTGTTAAGCGCTTTACAGCATCTGTTACTTCTTGCTGTTTTGCAGAGAGCATATTGGAAATTTGTACCACACTGGCTTCCTTTTGATTATAATCCTCCAACGCCCGCATACCACAGGTAATCCAAAGGCGCATACCGCCTTTATAACGTATAGCATTTGTAATTTTAATGAGTCCTACATTTCCTGTTGTTTTCACATGAGGAGCACAGCAGGCACAGATATCACAATCCTGAATTTCTACAATTCGAATTTTTCCCTGCAATTCTTTCTTGCTGCGATAAGGGATTTTTTCCAACTCTTCTGTACCAGGAAAATACGCTCTTATTTCTCTGTTCTCTGCCACCACTTGATTTGCTTCGTATTCAATACTTCTCAGTTCTTCTGGAGTAAGAGGGCCATCATAATCCATAGTCACTTCTTCTTTTCCCAGATGAAAACCTACATTTTCATAACCAAATCTTCTATGTACAATTCCGGAAATAATATGTTCTCCGGTATGCTGCTGCATCTTGGAAAATCGCTCCTGAAAATCCAATTCGCCTATGACTGTCTGTCCCGGCAAAATTTCCTTATCTATAAAATGAATAATTTCTCCATTTCTTTCCTGCACATCAAATACTTGTATTTCCCTGTTTTCTATATGCAGCACACCGGTATCTGCACATTGTCCCCCTCCTTCTGGAAAAAAGGCAGTTCTATCAAGAACCGCCTCAAAATGATTTCCATTTGGAATACAGGACAAAACCACAGCTTCAAAATCTTTTATATAACTGTCTTGATAATATAACTGTTCTGTCATTCTTCCTCTCCATATACTCTAATAACAGAAGAAATCTTCTGCACTACTTCCATTTTCTCTAAAACCAAAAGCGCATCGTGGAAGTTTCCTTCTTTTACCCTTGATGTTACAATCACCAATTCTGCCCATTCTTCATGTTTATGTTTTTGAATCATTTGAGCAATACTTACTTCATATTTGCCCAGCACACTGGCAATTGCTGCCAATACTCCCGGAGTATCACTTGCATGAATACGCATAAAGAAGCGACTTTCAATATCTTCCTGATTTTTGATAGGAAGCGTTTTATAGCAGGTACAGCGAATTCTTCCCGTACAGGAAAACAAAATATCACGTACAATATCAAATACGTCACCTACGATTGCACTTGCCGTAGGCAGTTCTCCTGCGCCTCTGCCGTAAAACATTGCGTCATCCACTGCATCTCCGTGAACGAAAACTGCATTAAAGGAGTCATTTACCGATGCCAGAGGGTGCTTTTCAGAAACCAGCATCGGCTGTACAGATACTTCTATTCCCGTATCTGTGTTTCTGGCAACGCCTAAAAGCTTAATCACACAGCCTAAATCTCTTGCATAACGAATATCTTTGGAAGAAATACGGGTAATGCCTTCTGTTGCAACATTTTCAAATGTCACTCTGGAATTAAAGGCAATGGATGCCATAATCGCCATTTTTCTTCCTGCATCATAGCCCTGTATATCCGCAGTAGGATCTGCCTCCGCATATCCCAGCTTTGTCGCAAGTGCAAGTGCATCTGCAAATTCCATATTTTCCTGTGTCATTTTTGTCAGAATAAAATTCGTAGTTCCGTTTACAATTCCTACGATTTCTGACAGATGATTTCCTGTAAGACACTGTTTTAAAGGGCGAATAATGGGAATTCCTCCTGCTACTGCCGCCTCAAACAAAAAGTCGCACTGGTTGGCAGCCGCACAATCTAAAAGCTCTCCTCCGTGAGATGCAACCAAATCCTTATTGGCTGTAACCACATTTTTTCCTGCTTTTAGGGCTTCCATAATGTATGTTTTGGCAGGCTCAATTCCTCCCATTACTTCAATCACAATATCGATACTTTCATCTTCTAAAATTTCTTTCCAGTTATTTGTCAGAATTTCCGGCTCTGCGATTTTTGCCGCAGCCTTTTTTAAATTCCGAACCAAAATTTTCTTCAATTTTACAGTAGCGCCGATTTTCTTCTCCATCTCGGCTTCCTGATTTTTCAGCACCTTATATACCCCGGTTCCTACTGTTCCAAGGCCTAAAAGTGCTGCGTTAATTACTTTTTTGCTCATGCTTTTCTTCCTTTTCAACCTCTACTCTTTCAATGAACCCTTTTTTCAGTTTGCTGTTTCGTTTAAATGCCTTGCTCCAGCCTCCGATTTTATTATATACCCAGAAGGAATGGGAAAGAACTGTTTTTGCCTTTCCTATTTTTTCCTTTGTTGTCTTTGTATAAATACTGCCGCCGCAGCTGAATTTTGTTCCTTTTATAACGTGAGCAATCAAATCCGACTCACAGGTAATGTCATCCGGCACTTCTGTGTATGCTAAGCCTACACAGTCTGCCTTATGGGCATCGCTTCCCCCTGTTCCCGGCAAATCATATTTTTCTGCAATTTTTACGGCTCTGTCGTTTACCTCCTGCGGCTCGCAGGCATTAAAGATTTCCATAAAATCAAATTCCTTCAAAATATCAGGATTTCGCTCGTAAGCTTTTGCATTCATAAAGCTCATAAACTTTTCTCCACACGGATGTGCCGGTCCTAAAATCCCCCCATAATTATGCACAATCGGTATGAGCATCTGCACCGGAATTCCACGAAGCTCCAACAAACGAAGCTTAATGTTTTCCGGCATAATTACAATAATATGTCCTGCATCCAGTGTATCGTATTCAATCCCTTTTAAGACTACAAAATCCTCATGCTTTTTCCCTTTAATATTCTTTTTCCAATAGCGGTATCCCCCGTAAGAATCATGGTCTGTTACCAACATTCCTCCAAAGCCCTGCGCCTTCAACATAGAAATGTATTCTTCAATCGGGACTTTTCCGTCAATAGAACCCTCTTTTGTATGGCAATGCATGTCAATCTTCATGACAACATCTCCTTCCCCACATTTGATATTTTGAATTTACATACCAAATCTTTGCTTTAATGCACTCATCTTCTCTTTTGGAAGAATTAAATTAAAACTGTTCGGATTGATTACAATACCTTTTGCAATCGGTATCAACACCTTTTCCATATTTTCAAAGGTTACCAGAAGCGCCTGAAATTTTCCTTCTTTATTAAATCTGCGAAACTCCTCGGCGTCTGTAAATACAGGCTGGAAAACATCTCCGTTTTGATTTTTCACATAAGGAACCTGTACGTTTTTTTCTTCCTCTCCCTTTTTCTCTACTGCCAAAAGGAACTTGCTTTTTACCACATTTGCCGCAACCTCTTCCTCCAGCTCAGGAAGCGATTTCTTTTCTTCCATTTCTACATCTCTGCGAAATTCCTGCATAAAATAAATAGCAGATAACTGAAGCTGCGGATTGAGTAATGGTCTCTTTTCCTCAGGAAGCACAGAGAAATCCGGTTTTTTTACGATTTCTTCCAATTCAAGCTCTGTTGTTTTATCTTTTTCATGATATACAACGCTGTTTACGCCAAGTGTGTAAAGTGTTGTATAAAAATTAAGAAAGCTCTTATTTTCTACTTTTATTCCGGCAACTGCATTTTTTTCTGCTGCAATAGGCTGTGCTGCTTTTTCCAAATCTTCCTGATTTTCGAAAATCCAAACCTGATCGTTAAAGCTTTCTGCATCGCAAATCACGAAGGGCTGTCTGGTAGCTCTTGAAAAGAGTGCAAATACTTCCTCTCTTGTCTGTATTTTCTGAATTAGTTCTTTTTTTACGTTATCCATGTCCTTCTTCTCCTGTCGTAATCTTTTCTATGTATAGTATACACCTTTTTCTTGTTTTTGTCCCTGTTTATTTCCTGTCAAAAAACAGCAAACTGAAAAATGCCACTTTGCCGTCACAATAGTAAGGAAATCCACAGTACTCTGCCAGTTTATTTACCTGAATACAAAAAGCAGATAGACAGGAAGCCTTTTTATTCGGGAAGACACACTCTTTTCCTTCTCTGATTGCACAGGGTGTACATAACTGACACGGACCTGCCATTGCCGGCAAGTATTCCTGAATTTCTTCCTCTAGTTCTGAAATCAAAGCTCTTGTAAGCTGGTTATGATGTTTTTTAATTAAGCGAGTCTCACTGTCATCATTGATATCATGAACCATGGTAATAGTCTGAAGTACCAGCGCCTTTTTAAACTTATCTGCTTTTTCTTTTAATTCCTCAAAAGTTCCGCAGGCAGGAGGACAGGAATAATTTTTTTCATAATTCCCGCAATAATTCATTTCACAAAATCCGCGAAAGCTTCCATCGTATTCGATTGCCTGTGTATCAATGATTTTATAATTTGTAAAGCCCAGATTTTCTGCTGCTTCTAAAATTTTTTCTTCCTGCATACCTTTACCACCTTTTCTCTATTTCGCTGTTTTTACAGGTGTAACGGAAAATCCATATTCCATCTCTTTATCTGCCCAAATTGCCTTAATCTGATAAATATATCCCGCCTGCATGGTAATTGTCCAATTTCCATCTTCATTCTTCTCAGCAGATACTACTTCTCCTTTAGGAACAGGTGAAGCGTCAGATGCTTCCATTTTTTTCTCTGCTTCCCAGCGTACTACCTCTATGTTTTCAGGCTGTGTACTGACTAAAAGCTCTGCCTGTGTATCACCATCCACAGAAAGCTCCACAAGCTCCGGAAGCTTTAATGCCGGAACGCCTGCTATTATATCTGCCGCTGCTGTCACCAGCGCTTCCGGCTGTTTATAAGAAACGTCCAGATACGGCGGTTCATTCTCATCCGGTACGACAATAAATTCTTCCAAATAATGTCCGTACTTTTCTATATAATCCTTATTTTCTTTTTCTTCTCTCTGTATCTTAGTAATTCCCGGATACTGTGCAGGATAGGACTGTGCAATAGCTCCGTTTCCCCAGATTTTCACTACATCTCCGGAATGTAAATCTTCTTCTGTTATTTTCTTCTCATTTTCATCGTATAATTCCTGTGGAATTGTACCGAAAAATACCATTTCTGTATCTGTCTGTACAAAAATGCTGTTACCCTGTTCATCTTTTAAATAGACAGCCTTTAAATACGGTTCTTCTGTTTTCTCCTCTGTTGTTTTCTCCGTTTTCTTTTCCGCTTTCTTAAAGTTATTCTGCCCGAAAACTACTGCCCCGATGATTAAAATCACCAAAATAATTCCTACAATCCCTAAGATTTTTTTGTTTTTCACCTTACTTTCTCCTTTTCCACTTTTTTGTTTTCAGAATACCATACTTTGTGTCTGAAAACAACTAATACAGTAAATAATATGCTTCTGCTGTACAAAACAAAAAAAGAAGAGCTATTACATTAAGTATTACTTACTGCAACACCCCTTCTTTCGCTTTACCTATTTACAAACCTCATCATAAAGATTTCTTCCTTTTGAGTCAATGACTACAATCACAGGGAAATTCTCTACCTCCAGCTTTCGGATTGCCTCTGTTCCCAAATCATCATAAGCAATCACTTCTGCTTTCTTAATACATTTTGATAACAATGCGCCCGCTCCGCCTACTGCTGCAAAGAAAACTGCAGCGTTTCTTACAATGGCGTCTGTAACCTCCGGTTTTCTTCTTCCTTTTCCAATCATGCCTGTAAGCCCTAAATCTAAAAGTCTAGGCGCATATTTATCCATACGGCTGGCTGTTGTAGGTCCTGCTGAACCGATTACTCTGCCTTCTCTTGCAGGTGTGGGACCCATGTAGTAAATAATATTATTGTTTAAGTCAATGGGAAGCTCCTCGCCTCTGTCTAAAGCCTCTGACATTCTGAGATGTGCCGCATCTCTTGCTGTGTAAATTGTACCTGTAATATAAACATAATCCCCTGCCTCTAAAGCTTTTACTTCCTCTTTATCAAGGGGCGCCTGCATATATCTGTCCATCTTC
The DNA window shown above is from Blautia hansenii DSM 20583 and carries:
- a CDS encoding SseB family protein — encoded protein: MDNVKKELIQKIQTREEVFALFSRATRQPFVICDAESFNDQVWIFENQEDLEKAAQPIAAEKNAVAGIKVENKSFLNFYTTLYTLGVNSVVYHEKDKTTELELEEIVKKPDFSVLPEEKRPLLNPQLQLSAIYFMQEFRRDVEMEEKKSLPELEEEVAANVVKSKFLLAVEKKGEEEKNVQVPYVKNQNGDVFQPVFTDAEEFRRFNKEGKFQALLVTFENMEKVLIPIAKGIVINPNSFNLILPKEKMSALKQRFGM
- a CDS encoding calcium/sodium antiporter, translated to MLKSVIFLLVGFFLLVKGADWFVEGASSIARRLRIPSLIIGLTIVAFGTSAPELAVSITAAVKGSNDIAIGNVVGSNIFNLLVVIGMSALICPLSVKPSMIKKDYPLSIAATLLLNVLIMDQFFTGSSRMILGRLDGVLLLVGFGFFMYLAVKDALKSRAENLCIQEAETVIGYSMGKSILLSLVGLAGIIIGGDMTVNGAKEIARAFGLSEALIGLTIVAVGTSLPELVTSIVAARKGESDIALGNVVGSNIFNVFLILGLSSTILPMNVTKTYLYDVGLLTIVSILVYIPILLRKKIGRVMGAVMTCSYIAYTAYLIMR
- a CDS encoding CehA/McbA family metallohydrolase, which gives rise to MKIDMHCHTKEGSIDGKVPIEEYISMLKAQGFGGMLVTDHDSYGGYRYWKKNIKGKKHEDFVVLKGIEYDTLDAGHIIVIMPENIKLRLLELRGIPVQMLIPIVHNYGGILGPAHPCGEKFMSFMNAKAYERNPDILKEFDFMEIFNACEPQEVNDRAVKIAEKYDLPGTGGSDAHKADCVGLAYTEVPDDITCESDLIAHVIKGTKFSCGGSIYTKTTKEKIGKAKTVLSHSFWVYNKIGGWSKAFKRNSKLKKGFIERVEVEKEEKHEQKSN
- a CDS encoding DUF2284 domain-containing protein; this encodes MQEEKILEAAENLGFTNYKIIDTQAIEYDGSFRGFCEMNYCGNYEKNYSCPPACGTFEELKEKADKFKKALVLQTITMVHDINDDSETRLIKKHHNQLTRALISELEEEIQEYLPAMAGPCQLCTPCAIREGKECVFPNKKASCLSAFCIQVNKLAEYCGFPYYCDGKVAFFSLLFFDRK
- a CDS encoding homoserine dehydrogenase; the encoded protein is MSKKVINAALLGLGTVGTGVYKVLKNQEAEMEKKIGATVKLKKILVRNLKKAAAKIAEPEILTNNWKEILEDESIDIVIEVMGGIEPAKTYIMEALKAGKNVVTANKDLVASHGGELLDCAAANQCDFLFEAAVAGGIPIIRPLKQCLTGNHLSEIVGIVNGTTNFILTKMTQENMEFADALALATKLGYAEADPTADIQGYDAGRKMAIMASIAFNSRVTFENVATEGITRISSKDIRYARDLGCVIKLLGVARNTDTGIEVSVQPMLVSEKHPLASVNDSFNAVFVHGDAVDDAMFYGRGAGELPTASAIVGDVFDIVRDILFSCTGRIRCTCYKTLPIKNQEDIESRFFMRIHASDTPGVLAAIASVLGKYEVSIAQMIQKHKHEEWAELVIVTSRVKEGNFHDALLVLEKMEVVQKISSVIRVYGEEE
- a CDS encoding Fe-S-containing hydro-lyase, coding for MDRYMQAPLDKEEVKALEAGDYVYITGTIYTARDAAHLRMSEALDRGEELPIDLNNNIIYYMGPTPAREGRVIGSAGPTTASRMDKYAPRLLDLGLTGMIGKGRRKPEVTDAIVRNAAVFFAAVGGAGALLSKCIKKAEVIAYDDLGTEAIRKLEVENFPVIVVIDSKGRNLYDEVCK
- a CDS encoding ABC-F family ATP-binding cassette domain-containing protein; its protein translation is MNILNIEHISKIYGEKVIFEDASFGVQEGDKVGIIGINGTGKSTLLKMLAGEEVPETGQIIMQNNVRLAYLPQNPQFPENATILSYIQDCEAEWKVQSNLTQLGITEYEKQIAVLSGGQRRKVALAKILAQDFDILLLDEPTNHLDEAMISWLEEYLKSFRGTVLMVTHDRYFMDKVTNRILEISHGKMYSYEANYSKFLELKAEREEMELASERKRQSVLRMELEWAKRGCRARTTKQRARLERLEALKNTAAPVGDQSVELESVETRMGKKTIELKHVSKKYGNQVLVEDFNYILLKNQKLGIIGPNGCGKSTLMKLMAGLVEPDSGTVEMGETIKIGYFAQEEQEMDERQRVIDYVKDIAEYINTKDGKISASQMLERFLFTPDMQYAPIGKLSGGEKRRLYLLGVLSSEINVLLLDEPGNNLDIPTLTILEDYLNSFTGIVVTVSHDRYFLDNVVDRIFEFTGNGKLQQYEGGYTDYLEAKARRNDSVKQPVQTEKKEEKKTSAQTWKQNRTVKLKFTFKEQKEFETIDDDIAKLEEKLEKLDEEIMKNATNSGKLNELTAEKEEEEALLEEKMERWVYLNDLAEKIGLL
- a CDS encoding alanyl-tRNA editing protein, producing the protein MTEQLYYQDSYIKDFEAVVLSCIPNGNHFEAVLDRTAFFPEGGGQCADTGVLHIENREIQVFDVQERNGEIIHFIDKEILPGQTVIGELDFQERFSKMQQHTGEHIISGIVHRRFGYENVGFHLGKEEVTMDYDGPLTPEELRSIEYEANQVVAENREIRAYFPGTEELEKIPYRSKKELQGKIRIVEIQDCDICACCAPHVKTTGNVGLIKITNAIRYKGGMRLWITCGMRALEDYNQKEASVVQISNMLSAKQQEVTDAVKRLTEEIQQLKEKAAKMQERLVMGYLESEKVVLKENPNANLLLFEKELDAMAMRNFVNAGMELTKGVCGAFVGDEKQGFRYVLGSSGDIREIGKKLNAAFQGKGGGKPPMIQGSLVGEEEKIREFLEKVL